Proteins from one Mesorhizobium sp. M9A.F.Ca.ET.002.03.1.2 genomic window:
- the glgB gene encoding 1,4-alpha-glucan branching protein GlgB, whose translation MRKPRATAATSGPDGLASAGDVAAIVAGTHGDPFAVLGVHEADKGFVARCFVPHAELVTAYTLTGKKAGDLSRRDEGGFFEGRLSLRKRQPLRYHARNAGGDWWLTDPYSFGPVLGPLDDYYIAEGSHLRLFDKLGAHLIAHEGASGVHFAVWAPNARRVSVVGDFNEWDGRRHTMRVRRDTGIWELFIPDIGAGRPYKYEIIGPDGVRLPLKADPFAFKSELRPATASVTALPPAHEWGDEAHRNFWRNADPRREAVSIYEVHAGSWQLHDDGSFLSWDELAGRLIPYVVDTGFTHIEFMPISEHPYDPSWGYQTTGLYAPSARFGDPDGFARFVDGAHRAGIGVILDWVPAHFPVDAHGLANFDGTALYEHADPRKGFHPDWNTAIYNFGRREVVSFLVNNALFWAEKYHVDGLRVDAVASMLYLDYSRKAGEWIPNEKGGRENLEAVSFLQRMNKEIYGHHPGVMTIAEESTSWPKVSQPAHEGGLGFGFKWNMGFMHDTLEYFSKEPIFRKHHHNDITFGLVYAFSENFVLPLSHDEVVHGKGTLLGKMAGDDWQKFATLRAYYAFMWGYPGKKLLFMGQEFAQRREWSEARALDWNLLDFRLHRGVWQTVRDLNYLYRSRPALHARDCEPEGFSWLIVDDSANSVFAWLRSAPGGNPVAIISNFTPVPRDNYRVPLPTAGRWREIINTDGSDYGGSGKGNGGAVEARAEGGSISATMLLPPLSTIMLEFAPD comes from the coding sequence ATGAGGAAGCCGCGCGCGACCGCTGCGACAAGCGGGCCGGACGGACTGGCGTCAGCCGGCGATGTCGCGGCGATTGTCGCCGGTACGCATGGCGACCCGTTTGCTGTTCTCGGCGTGCATGAGGCGGACAAGGGTTTCGTTGCCCGCTGCTTCGTCCCTCATGCCGAACTCGTCACTGCCTATACGCTGACCGGTAAGAAAGCGGGCGACCTCTCCAGGCGCGACGAAGGCGGCTTCTTCGAGGGCAGGCTGTCGCTCAGAAAGCGCCAGCCGCTGCGCTATCATGCGCGCAACGCAGGCGGCGACTGGTGGCTGACCGATCCCTATTCGTTTGGACCGGTGCTTGGTCCGCTGGACGACTATTACATTGCCGAGGGTTCGCATCTCAGGCTGTTCGACAAGCTCGGTGCGCACCTCATTGCCCACGAGGGTGCGTCCGGCGTGCATTTCGCCGTCTGGGCGCCCAATGCAAGGCGCGTTTCGGTGGTCGGCGACTTCAACGAATGGGATGGCCGCAGGCATACGATGCGTGTCCGCCGCGACACTGGCATCTGGGAGTTGTTCATTCCCGACATCGGCGCCGGCCGGCCCTACAAATACGAGATCATCGGGCCCGATGGCGTAAGGCTGCCGCTGAAGGCCGATCCGTTCGCCTTCAAGTCCGAACTGCGCCCGGCCACCGCTTCGGTGACGGCGCTTCCGCCGGCGCATGAATGGGGCGACGAGGCACACCGCAATTTCTGGCGCAATGCCGACCCCAGGCGCGAGGCGGTGTCGATCTATGAGGTCCATGCCGGCTCCTGGCAACTTCACGACGACGGCAGCTTCCTGTCATGGGATGAACTCGCAGGCCGGCTGATCCCCTACGTCGTCGACACGGGCTTCACCCACATCGAATTCATGCCGATCTCCGAACATCCCTATGATCCGTCCTGGGGCTACCAGACGACGGGCCTTTACGCGCCGTCGGCCCGCTTCGGCGATCCGGACGGTTTTGCCCGGTTCGTCGACGGCGCCCACCGCGCCGGCATCGGTGTTATCCTCGACTGGGTGCCGGCGCATTTCCCGGTGGACGCGCATGGCCTGGCCAATTTCGACGGCACCGCGCTCTATGAGCATGCCGACCCGCGCAAGGGATTCCATCCCGACTGGAACACCGCGATCTACAATTTCGGCCGGCGCGAGGTGGTCTCGTTCCTCGTCAACAATGCGCTGTTCTGGGCTGAGAAATACCACGTCGACGGTTTGCGGGTCGATGCCGTCGCCTCGATGCTCTACCTCGATTATTCGCGCAAGGCCGGCGAATGGATCCCCAACGAAAAGGGCGGGCGTGAAAACCTCGAGGCGGTCAGCTTCCTCCAGCGGATGAACAAGGAGATCTACGGCCACCATCCGGGCGTGATGACGATCGCGGAGGAATCGACGTCATGGCCGAAGGTCTCGCAGCCGGCGCATGAGGGCGGACTGGGCTTTGGCTTCAAGTGGAACATGGGCTTCATGCACGACACGCTGGAGTATTTCTCCAAGGAGCCGATCTTTCGCAAGCACCACCACAACGACATCACCTTCGGCCTGGTCTACGCCTTCAGCGAAAACTTCGTGCTGCCGCTCTCCCATGACGAGGTCGTGCACGGCAAGGGGACGCTGCTCGGCAAGATGGCCGGTGACGACTGGCAGAAATTCGCGACATTGCGCGCATATTACGCCTTCATGTGGGGCTACCCCGGCAAAAAGCTGTTGTTCATGGGGCAGGAATTTGCCCAGCGCCGCGAGTGGAGTGAGGCGCGCGCGCTCGACTGGAACCTGCTCGATTTCCGGCTCCACCGCGGCGTCTGGCAGACGGTGCGCGATCTCAACTATCTCTATCGCTCGCGCCCGGCCTTGCATGCGCGCGACTGCGAGCCGGAGGGCTTTTCCTGGCTGATCGTCGACGACAGCGCGAACTCCGTCTTTGCCTGGCTGCGTAGCGCGCCGGGCGGAAACCCGGTCGCCATCATCTCCAATTTCACGCCCGTGCCGCGCGACAATTACCGCGTGCCGTTGCCGACGGCAGGTAGATGGCGCGAGATCATCAACACGGACGGCTCCGACTATGGCGGTTCCGGCAAGGGCAATGGCGGCGCCGTCGAGGCTCGGGCGGAAGGAGGAAGCATCTCGGCGACGATGCTGCTGCCGCCGCTGTCGACGATCATGCTCGAATTTGCTCCGGACTGA
- the glgC gene encoding glucose-1-phosphate adenylyltransferase has protein sequence MAEIKRTQPLARDAMAYVLAGGRGSRLRELTDRRAKPAVYFGGKTRIIDFALSNALNSGIRRLGVATQYKAHSLIRHLQRGWNFLRPERNESFDILPASQRVSETQWYEGTADAVYQNIDIIEAYGPEYMVILAGDHVYKMDYELMLRQHVDAGADVTVGCLEVPRMEATGFGVMHVDTKDTIISFIEKPADPPGIPDKPDFALASMGIYVFKTKFLMEQLRRDAAEPGSSRDFGKDIIPYIVEHGKAIAHRFAKSCVRSTAENEAYWRDVGTVDAYWEANIDLTDITPELDLYDRDWPIWTYAELKPPAKFVHDEDGRRGMAISSLVSGDCIVSGASLKRSLIFTGARINSYSTLEEVVMLPDCHVGRNARLKRVVVDHGVRIPEGLVVGEDPALDAKRFRVSEKGICLVTQVMIDKLGL, from the coding sequence ATGGCAGAGATAAAACGAACCCAGCCACTGGCGCGCGACGCCATGGCCTATGTGCTGGCCGGCGGCCGTGGCAGCCGCCTCAGGGAATTGACCGACCGGCGCGCCAAACCCGCGGTCTATTTCGGCGGCAAGACGCGCATCATCGACTTCGCGCTCTCCAATGCGCTCAATTCCGGCATTCGCCGCCTCGGTGTCGCTACCCAGTACAAGGCGCATTCTCTGATCCGCCACCTGCAGCGCGGCTGGAACTTCCTGCGGCCCGAGCGCAACGAGAGCTTCGATATCCTGCCGGCCAGCCAGCGCGTGTCGGAAACGCAATGGTACGAAGGCACCGCCGACGCCGTCTACCAGAACATCGACATCATCGAGGCCTACGGGCCTGAATACATGGTCATCCTGGCCGGCGACCACGTCTACAAGATGGATTATGAACTGATGCTTCGCCAGCACGTCGACGCCGGCGCCGATGTCACCGTCGGCTGCCTCGAAGTGCCGCGCATGGAGGCGACCGGCTTCGGCGTCATGCATGTTGACACCAAGGACACCATCATCTCCTTCATCGAGAAGCCCGCCGATCCGCCCGGCATTCCCGACAAACCGGACTTTGCCCTGGCCTCGATGGGCATCTATGTGTTCAAGACCAAGTTCCTGATGGAGCAATTGCGCCGCGACGCCGCCGAACCCGGCTCAAGCCGCGACTTTGGCAAGGACATCATCCCCTATATCGTCGAGCACGGAAAGGCGATCGCCCATCGCTTCGCCAAGTCCTGCGTACGCTCGACCGCCGAGAACGAGGCCTATTGGCGCGATGTCGGAACCGTCGACGCCTATTGGGAAGCCAATATCGACCTGACCGATATCACGCCGGAACTCGACCTCTACGACCGCGACTGGCCGATCTGGACCTATGCCGAGCTGAAGCCGCCGGCAAAGTTCGTGCACGACGAGGATGGCCGTCGCGGCATGGCCATCTCTTCGCTGGTGTCGGGCGATTGCATCGTCTCGGGCGCTTCGCTGAAGCGAAGCCTGATCTTCACCGGCGCGCGCATCAATTCCTATTCGACGCTCGAGGAAGTCGTCATGCTGCCCGACTGCCATGTCGGCCGGAACGCAAGATTGAAGCGCGTGGTGGTCGATCATGGCGTAAGGATACCGGAGGGGCTCGTGGTCGGCGAGGACCCGGCTCTCGATGCCAAGCGCTTCCGCGTTTCCGAAAAGGGCATCTGCCTCGTCACGCAGGTCATGATCGACAAACTGGGGTTGTAG
- the glgA gene encoding glycogen synthase GlgA, whose translation MQVLSVTPEIFPLIKTGGLADVTGALPIALAGKGVTMRTLVPGYPQVMDTFKKKKAVHQYPLLQGGKASVHAVQIAGLDLFVLDAPHLFDRPGGPYGNATGADWPDNWRRFAALSQVGGDVAAGAISGYQPDLVHAHDWQSAMTLAYMRYGKAVGTPSMITVHNLAFQGQFGAGIFGELGLPAAAMALDGVEYYGGVGFLKAGLQAAWAITTVSPTYAQEIRSPEFGMGLDGLVNMRSVDLYGIVNGIDTETWNPETDKHLVSNYTAKTLKARHFNRAAVEDRFNLDRDDSPIVCVVSRLTWQKGMDILAAVVDGIVARGARLAILGSGDAGLEGALLAAAARHRGRIGVVVGYDEGLSHIMQGGCDAIVIPSRFEPCGLTQLYGLRYGCVPVVARTGGLADTVIDANEAAVSAGVATGFQFAPADAGAFLHAIRRLVEAHASPTVWTSMQRQGMKADVSWDKSAEKYVELYRLLLSKRVA comes from the coding sequence ATGCAGGTCCTGTCGGTCACGCCCGAGATATTCCCTCTGATCAAGACTGGCGGGCTTGCCGACGTGACCGGCGCGTTGCCGATCGCGCTCGCCGGCAAGGGCGTGACGATGCGCACGCTTGTTCCCGGCTATCCCCAGGTGATGGATACCTTCAAGAAAAAGAAGGCCGTTCACCAATATCCGCTGCTGCAGGGCGGCAAGGCTTCGGTCCATGCCGTCCAGATCGCCGGGCTCGACCTGTTCGTGCTCGACGCACCGCATCTGTTCGATCGCCCCGGCGGTCCCTATGGCAATGCCACCGGCGCCGACTGGCCTGACAATTGGCGGCGTTTCGCGGCGTTGAGCCAGGTTGGCGGCGACGTTGCCGCCGGTGCCATCTCGGGCTACCAGCCGGATCTCGTCCATGCCCATGACTGGCAGTCGGCGATGACGCTGGCCTATATGCGCTACGGCAAGGCGGTCGGCACGCCGTCGATGATCACCGTCCACAACCTCGCCTTTCAGGGTCAGTTCGGCGCCGGCATCTTTGGCGAGCTTGGCTTGCCGGCGGCGGCCATGGCGCTCGACGGCGTCGAATATTATGGCGGCGTCGGCTTCCTCAAGGCCGGCCTGCAGGCCGCCTGGGCCATCACCACGGTTAGCCCGACCTATGCGCAGGAAATCCGCTCGCCGGAATTCGGCATGGGTCTCGATGGGCTCGTCAACATGCGTTCGGTCGATCTCTACGGCATCGTCAACGGCATCGACACCGAGACATGGAACCCTGAAACCGACAAGCATCTGGTCTCCAACTATACCGCCAAGACATTGAAGGCGCGGCACTTCAACCGGGCCGCCGTCGAGGATCGTTTCAACCTCGACCGCGATGACAGTCCGATCGTCTGTGTCGTCAGCCGGCTCACCTGGCAGAAGGGCATGGACATACTGGCGGCGGTCGTCGACGGGATTGTTGCCAGGGGGGCGCGCCTGGCGATCCTGGGGTCCGGCGACGCCGGCCTCGAAGGTGCGCTGCTGGCCGCCGCCGCCCGCCATCGCGGCCGCATCGGCGTCGTCGTCGGTTACGACGAGGGGCTCTCCCACATCATGCAAGGCGGCTGTGACGCCATCGTCATCCCGTCGCGCTTCGAGCCTTGCGGGCTGACGCAACTCTATGGCCTGCGCTATGGCTGCGTGCCGGTCGTCGCCCGCACCGGCGGCCTTGCCGACACGGTCATCGACGCCAATGAAGCGGCCGTTTCGGCGGGCGTGGCGACCGGCTTCCAGTTCGCCCCCGCCGATGCTGGCGCCTTCCTGCATGCAATCCGCAGGCTGGTGGAGGCGCACGCCAGCCCGACGGTCTGGACGTCGATGCAGCGGCAAGGCATGAAGGCCGATGTGTCGTGGGATAAAAGCGCGGAAAAATACGTTGAGCTCTATCGCTTGCTGCTTTCGAAAAGGGTTGCCTGA
- a CDS encoding alpha-D-glucose phosphate-specific phosphoglucomutase: protein MIRTVATKPYLDQKPGTSGLRKKVPVFQQEHYAENFIQSIFDALDGFEGKTLVIGGDGRFYNREVIQKAIAMAAANSFGKVMVGQGGILSTPAASNVIRKYKTFGGIILSASHNPGGPHEDFGIKYNAGNGGPAPEKLTDAIFEKTKVISSFKIADIGTVDIDTIGTVEAGGMTVEVIDPVADYAELMESLFDFDAIRANFKYGFRMRFDAMHAVTGPYAKEILERRLGAPNGTCRNFKPLPDFGGHHPDPNLVHAKHLYDEMMGPDAPDFGAASDGDGDRNLIIGKGIFVTPSDSVAMLAANAHLAPGYKAGLKGIARSMPTSGAADRVADKLGIGIYETPTGWKFFGNLLDAGMATICGEESAGTGSNHVREKDGLWAVLLWLNILAVRGESAREIVTEHWATYGRNYYSRHDYEEVETDRASALVDELRAKLASLPGTSVRGMKIVGADDFAYHDPVDGSTAKNQGIRVLFEGGSRVVFRLSGTGTSGATLRVYIERYEPDKSRHDLDTQEALADLIAAADDIAGIRSHTGRAKPSVIT, encoded by the coding sequence ATGATACGAACCGTCGCCACCAAACCCTATCTGGACCAGAAGCCCGGCACTTCCGGACTGCGCAAGAAGGTGCCGGTGTTCCAGCAGGAGCACTATGCCGAGAACTTCATCCAGTCGATCTTCGATGCGCTGGACGGGTTCGAGGGCAAGACCCTGGTGATCGGCGGCGATGGCCGCTTCTACAACCGCGAGGTCATCCAGAAGGCCATCGCCATGGCGGCGGCAAACAGCTTCGGCAAGGTGATGGTCGGGCAGGGCGGCATCCTGTCGACGCCGGCAGCCTCCAACGTCATCCGCAAATACAAGACCTTCGGCGGTATCATCCTGTCGGCCAGTCACAATCCCGGCGGCCCGCACGAGGATTTCGGCATCAAATACAATGCCGGCAATGGCGGCCCGGCGCCGGAAAAGCTGACCGACGCGATCTTCGAAAAGACCAAGGTGATCTCCAGTTTCAAGATCGCCGATATCGGGACCGTCGACATCGACACAATCGGCACGGTCGAGGCGGGCGGTATGACGGTCGAGGTGATCGATCCGGTCGCCGACTATGCCGAACTGATGGAAAGCCTGTTCGATTTCGACGCTATCCGCGCCAATTTCAAATATGGTTTCCGCATGCGCTTCGACGCCATGCATGCGGTGACTGGCCCCTATGCCAAGGAGATTCTTGAACGGCGGCTTGGCGCTCCCAATGGCACCTGCCGCAACTTCAAGCCATTGCCGGATTTCGGCGGCCACCACCCCGATCCCAACCTGGTCCACGCAAAGCACCTCTATGACGAGATGATGGGACCGGATGCGCCGGATTTCGGCGCCGCTTCCGACGGCGACGGCGATCGCAATTTGATCATCGGCAAGGGCATTTTCGTCACCCCGTCGGATTCGGTGGCCATGCTCGCCGCCAACGCCCATCTGGCGCCTGGCTACAAGGCCGGCCTGAAAGGCATCGCCCGCTCGATGCCGACCAGCGGTGCGGCAGACCGCGTCGCCGACAAGCTCGGCATCGGCATCTATGAAACGCCGACCGGCTGGAAGTTCTTCGGCAATCTTCTCGATGCCGGCATGGCGACGATCTGCGGCGAGGAAAGTGCCGGAACCGGCTCCAATCATGTCCGCGAAAAGGACGGGCTGTGGGCTGTGCTTTTGTGGCTCAACATCCTTGCAGTGCGCGGCGAAAGCGCCAGAGAGATCGTCACCGAGCACTGGGCCACCTATGGCCGCAATTACTACTCGCGCCACGATTACGAGGAGGTCGAGACCGACCGCGCCAGCGCGCTGGTCGACGAATTGCGCGCCAAGCTCGCTTCGTTGCCCGGCACCAGCGTGCGCGGCATGAAAATCGTCGGCGCCGACGATTTCGCCTACCACGATCCGGTCGACGGTTCGACAGCCAAGAACCAGGGCATCAGGGTGCTGTTCGAGGGTGGATCGCGCGTCGTGTTCCGGCTCTCCGGCACCGGCACCTCAGGCGCGACGCTGCGCGTCTATATCGAGCGCTACGAGCCGGACAAGTCCAGGCATGATCTCGACACGCAGGAGGCGCTCGCCGATCTCATCGCCGCCGCCGATGATATTGCCGGGATTCGCAGCCATACCGGCCGCGCCAAGCCGAGCGTCATCACGTGA
- the glgX gene encoding glycogen debranching protein GlgX, which yields MTSLGATVTRDGIRFAAWSSAASRLWVSIFDEQGNREIDRLELQPEGEGVHALFVDGLAAGTRYGFRGDGDYAPEQGLWFDPDKLLVDPYAVEIDRPYAYDDRLAARRGEGTDTAPLLPKAIAADLPKPVPVVPPLFKLGGLIYEVPVRAFTMLHPDIPKRQRGMIAALAHPAIVEHLKKIGVGAVELMPVTASIDERHLPPLGLRNAWGYNPVTFMALDPRLAPGGLAELRQTIATLREAGIGVILDLVFNHTGESDRLGPTLSLRGLDNRAYYRHEPDGRLANDTGTGNTVACDHPVVQEMVLDTLRHFVRHAGVDGFRFDLAPILGRVEGAFDADAPLLKAIRDDPVVGDRVLIAEPWDIGPNGYQLGNFPPPFLEWNDKYRDDVRRFWRGDRGMVGALATRLAGSSDVFAKAGQQTSRSINFIAAHDGMTLADIVAYEHRHNEANGEWNRDGHNENLSWNNGVEGETGDAAIAKARLDDRCALLATLFASRGTIMLTAGDEFGRTQKGNNNAYAQDNEITWLDWAGRDQALEQCTALLAAMRRFVPALSDTRFLTGQPPAGSEISDVAWLTETGAPLDETHWHDPERHRLVMVLGAAGDEACRLAAVINGDRRKCMFTLPERQGFSGARPSKQRPAPQEFRVQSPGERLFS from the coding sequence TTGACCTCGCTCGGCGCCACCGTCACCCGCGATGGCATCCGTTTTGCCGCATGGTCGTCTGCTGCCAGCCGGCTCTGGGTCTCGATCTTCGATGAGCAGGGTAACAGGGAGATCGACCGGCTCGAACTCCAGCCGGAAGGCGAGGGCGTTCACGCACTTTTCGTTGATGGCCTCGCCGCCGGCACCCGATACGGGTTTCGCGGCGATGGCGACTATGCACCCGAGCAAGGGCTCTGGTTCGATCCTGACAAGCTGTTGGTCGATCCCTATGCCGTCGAGATCGACAGGCCCTATGCCTATGACGACCGGCTCGCCGCTCGTCGGGGCGAGGGGACCGACACCGCCCCGCTTCTGCCGAAGGCGATTGCCGCAGACTTGCCGAAACCGGTACCTGTCGTGCCGCCGCTGTTCAAGCTTGGCGGCCTGATCTACGAAGTGCCGGTGCGCGCCTTCACCATGCTGCATCCGGACATCCCGAAGCGCCAGCGCGGGATGATTGCAGCCCTTGCCCATCCGGCCATCGTCGAGCACCTGAAAAAAATTGGGGTCGGCGCGGTTGAATTGATGCCGGTGACGGCATCGATCGATGAACGGCATCTGCCGCCGCTCGGGCTCCGTAATGCCTGGGGCTACAACCCCGTGACTTTCATGGCTCTCGATCCGCGTCTCGCGCCCGGCGGTCTGGCGGAATTACGGCAGACGATCGCCACGCTGCGCGAGGCCGGCATCGGCGTCATCCTCGATCTTGTCTTCAACCACACCGGCGAAAGCGACAGGCTTGGACCAACGCTGTCGCTGCGCGGCCTCGACAACCGCGCCTACTACCGGCACGAGCCGGACGGCAGGCTGGCCAATGACACCGGCACCGGTAATACGGTTGCTTGCGACCATCCGGTCGTCCAGGAAATGGTCCTCGACACGCTTCGTCATTTTGTCCGCCATGCCGGCGTCGACGGTTTCCGCTTCGATCTGGCGCCCATTTTAGGCCGGGTCGAGGGCGCTTTCGACGCTGATGCGCCGCTGCTCAAGGCTATTCGGGACGATCCGGTCGTTGGCGACCGGGTGCTGATCGCCGAGCCTTGGGATATCGGCCCGAACGGCTATCAGCTCGGCAATTTTCCGCCGCCCTTCCTCGAATGGAACGACAAATATCGCGACGACGTCAGACGCTTCTGGCGCGGCGACCGTGGCATGGTCGGCGCGCTGGCGACCCGGCTTGCCGGTTCGTCCGATGTGTTTGCCAAGGCCGGCCAGCAGACAAGCCGCAGCATCAATTTTATCGCCGCCCATGACGGCATGACGCTGGCCGATATCGTTGCCTACGAGCACAGGCACAACGAGGCCAATGGCGAGTGGAACAGAGACGGTCACAACGAAAACCTGTCGTGGAACAATGGCGTCGAGGGCGAGACCGGCGATGCGGCCATCGCCAAGGCTCGCCTCGATGACCGGTGCGCGCTGCTGGCGACGCTGTTTGCCTCGCGTGGCACGATCATGCTGACCGCGGGCGACGAATTCGGCCGCACCCAGAAGGGCAACAACAACGCCTATGCGCAGGACAACGAGATCACCTGGCTCGACTGGGCCGGGCGCGATCAGGCGCTGGAACAATGCACCGCTTTGCTCGCGGCGATGCGTCGTTTCGTGCCGGCGCTTTCCGACACGCGTTTCCTGACTGGACAGCCGCCCGCCGGATCGGAAATTTCGGACGTTGCATGGCTGACCGAAACGGGTGCGCCGCTCGACGAAACACACTGGCACGACCCGGAGCGGCACCGCCTTGTCATGGTGCTCGGCGCCGCCGGCGATGAAGCTTGCCGTCTTGCCGCCGTCATCAACGGCGACCGCCGCAAATGCATGTTCACGCTGCCGGAGCGTCAGGGATTTTCTGGAGCCCGGCCGTCGAAACAGCGACCGGCGCCGCAGGAATTTCGCGTCCAATCCCCGGGCGAACGGTTATTCTCATGA
- a CDS encoding alpha-glucosidase family protein — protein sequence MADAKAEWWRGCVIYQIYPRSFQDTTGDGGGDLRGIASRLAHVASLGVDAVWLSPFFKSPMADMGYDVSDYTAVDPMFGTSEDFDAVVAEAHRLGLKIIIDQVLSHSSDRHEWFVESRATRDNPKADWYVWADPSPDGTAPNNWLSVFGGPAWEWDATRRQYYMHNFLASQPDLNFHNPDVQDALLETVRFWLERGVDGFRLDTVNYYVHDRWLRSNPPLATSVAGTNTETNPYLYQEHLFDKTQPENLAFLRQFRALLDEYEGRAAVGEVGDETRSLQTLAAYTAGGDKLDMCYTFDLLGPQFSAGHVRGCVEAFESAVSDGWVCWAFSNHDVVRHVTRWARPSGDPERMAKFSIALLSCLRGSICLYQGEELGLEEAELAFEDLRDPYGIRFWPGFKGRDGCRTPMVWEAGADNAGFSTGKPWLPVPASHRARAVNVQNGEEKSVLASYRAMLALRKRHPALVGGSIHFLDAEGDVLAFMRDGGGEKLLCVFNFADEPAIWPLPQDIGVAETIDLGAGAALQDDALSLPQLSCFLGRAG from the coding sequence ATGGCTGATGCGAAAGCCGAGTGGTGGCGCGGCTGCGTTATCTATCAGATCTACCCGCGCTCCTTCCAGGACACGACGGGAGACGGTGGCGGCGATCTGCGCGGCATTGCCTCGAGGCTGGCTCATGTCGCTTCACTTGGCGTCGACGCCGTCTGGCTGTCGCCCTTCTTCAAGTCGCCGATGGCCGACATGGGCTACGACGTTTCCGACTACACAGCCGTCGATCCGATGTTCGGCACATCAGAGGATTTCGACGCGGTGGTCGCCGAGGCGCACCGTCTCGGCCTGAAAATCATCATCGACCAGGTCCTGTCGCATTCGTCCGACCGGCACGAATGGTTCGTCGAAAGCCGCGCGACCCGCGACAACCCTAAGGCGGACTGGTATGTCTGGGCCGATCCGAGCCCGGACGGCACCGCGCCCAACAACTGGTTGTCGGTCTTCGGCGGCCCCGCCTGGGAGTGGGATGCGACCCGCAGGCAATACTACATGCACAATTTCCTCGCCTCGCAGCCGGACCTGAACTTTCACAATCCGGACGTTCAGGACGCGTTGCTGGAAACGGTGCGGTTCTGGCTGGAGCGCGGCGTCGACGGGTTCCGGCTGGATACGGTCAACTACTATGTCCATGACCGCTGGCTGCGCAGCAACCCGCCGCTGGCGACAAGCGTCGCCGGCACCAACACCGAAACCAATCCCTACCTCTACCAGGAGCATCTGTTCGACAAGACGCAGCCAGAAAACCTCGCCTTCCTCAGGCAGTTTAGGGCGCTGCTCGACGAATATGAGGGCCGTGCCGCTGTCGGTGAGGTCGGCGACGAAACCCGTTCGTTGCAGACGCTCGCCGCCTACACCGCCGGCGGCGACAAGCTCGACATGTGCTACACTTTCGACCTGCTCGGTCCGCAGTTCTCGGCAGGACACGTGCGCGGCTGCGTCGAAGCCTTCGAGAGTGCGGTCTCCGACGGCTGGGTCTGCTGGGCGTTTTCCAACCACGACGTTGTTCGCCACGTGACGCGCTGGGCAAGGCCCAGCGGTGATCCGGAGAGGATGGCGAAATTCTCGATCGCGCTGCTGTCGTGCCTGCGCGGATCGATCTGCCTCTATCAGGGCGAGGAGCTTGGTCTGGAGGAGGCGGAATTGGCCTTCGAGGACCTGCGCGATCCCTATGGCATCCGCTTCTGGCCCGGGTTCAAGGGCAGGGATGGGTGCCGTACGCCAATGGTCTGGGAAGCTGGCGCTGACAATGCCGGGTTTTCAACCGGCAAGCCGTGGCTTCCGGTCCCGGCGAGCCATCGCGCTCGTGCGGTCAATGTCCAGAACGGCGAGGAAAAGTCGGTTCTAGCCAGCTACCGGGCGATGCTCGCTTTGCGCAAGCGGCATCCGGCACTGGTGGGGGGCTCGATCCACTTTCTCGATGCCGAGGGCGATGTGCTTGCCTTCATGCGCGATGGCGGCGGTGAAAAGCTGCTCTGCGTCTTCAATTTCGCCGATGAGCCGGCCATCTGGCCGTTGCCGCAGGATATCGGTGTCGCAGAGACGATCGATCTTGGCGCCGGTGCCGCCTTGCAGGACGACGCTCTGTCACTGCCGCAGCTAAGCTGCTTTCTCGGGCGAGCCGGCTGA